TATAATATATCCATCAGCATATGTGAGTGAAGTTATCGCTTCGCTCCCCTTTAAAACAGGATAGGCCCCGTAACCATCTTTTCCCCGGATTATTGAAACTGGAAGGTATTCTTCTCGTCCCTTAGCTGACATGTATCGATTATAAACTTGTGCCCGCATTGTTTTTCCTTTTTCATTGAATAACACATCAAAAATGGTTAAACATGACGTTGGATATCCTGGAAGTCCTACAACCAATTTTTTCCCAATTCTTCCGATAATAGTTGGTTTTCCAGGTTTTATTTTTATCCCATGTACTAGGATTTCCCCGCCAAGCTCTTCGATTGCAGTACTTGTTAAATCACCAACTCCTGCAGATGTTCCGCCACTAAGCAGTATTACGTCTTCATTCATTGCTTTCTTTAGTTTATCCATTAAATCTTCTTTATTATCCTTTACAATCCCATAAAAATTAAAATTCCATCCCTTTTCTAAAATAGATGATGCTATCGTGTATGTATTCACATCGTAAATTTTATATGGCCCCAATTCCTCTTCCGGACTGATTAGTTCATTTCCAGTAGATAAAAGCCCGATACTTGGATTTTTAAATACATTTAACTTATTTTTACCAACTGCAGATATTGCACCGATATCTCTTGGAGATACAACAGTATTCTTTCTCATTATGAGTTCCCCAACCATAATATCGTTTCCACATGGCTGGATATTTTCATGTGGGGAGACTGCCTTGTAGAGTTTTACAGAATTTTCTTCAATTTCCGCAAATTCAACCATAACTACCGCATCAGCACCTTTTGGAAGGGGTGCTCCCGTTGCAATCTCCATGCATTGGCCGGACAGTATTTCTAAATCAGAATTTCCGCCTGCACGTATTTTATCAATTATTTCGAGAGTAACAGGTTTATCTTCTTCAGCTTCATAAGTATCTTTTGCCCTTACGGCATAACCATCCATTCTTGAACGATCAAATGGGGGCACATCCACATTTGAAACGATGTCTTCTGCAAGTATTCTTCCAGGAAGTTCAAAAAGACTTACTTCTTCGGTGCTTAATTCATTTAAAAGAGTTTTTACAACTTCTTTGGCATGCTCAATTGTGCAAAGTTCTAGGTATCTCAAGATATCACCTAAATATTTAAAAATAATTTAAAGTATCAAGTCTAATTCTTTACCGCATTTTGGACATTTGGGAGTTTTTGATGATTTATCAAGATGTAATTCAGGTTTTTGGTATCCAAAACGATCCACTACGATGGATTTGCATTCGGGGCAGTAAGTATTATATCCCGCACCAAATGGAACGTTTCCGGCATAAACATAATGCAATCCTGCATTTAACGCCATATCTCTTGCTTTTTTAATTGTTTCCATACGGGTAGATGGTACAGAGGTTAGTTTGTAGTGCGGATAAAATGCAGTGAAATGAAGTGGAGTATCAACTCCAAGTTCATCTTTTACAAAATTAATTATTGATTCTATATATTTTGGATTATCGTTGTATGTTGGAACGACTAAATTTGTAATTTCTATATGTATTCCAAGTTTTTTTGCCAATCT
This Methanococcus maripaludis C5 DNA region includes the following protein-coding sequences:
- a CDS encoding molybdopterin biosynthesis protein, which encodes MRYLELCTIEHAKEVVKTLLNELSTEEVSLFELPGRILAEDIVSNVDVPPFDRSRMDGYAVRAKDTYEAEEDKPVTLEIIDKIRAGGNSDLEILSGQCMEIATGAPLPKGADAVVMVEFAEIEENSVKLYKAVSPHENIQPCGNDIMVGELIMRKNTVVSPRDIGAISAVGKNKLNVFKNPSIGLLSTGNELISPEEELGPYKIYDVNTYTIASSILEKGWNFNFYGIVKDNKEDLMDKLKKAMNEDVILLSGGTSAGVGDLTSTAIEELGGEILVHGIKIKPGKPTIIGRIGKKLVVGLPGYPTSCLTIFDVLFNEKGKTMRAQVYNRYMSAKGREEYLPVSIIRGKDGYGAYPVLKGSEAITSLTYADGYIIIPENREIVEDEMFDVHMFGDIRIGLNIIGSHCVGIDRILRKGQILARTVNTGSLGGIMAVKRNEADIAGIHLLDNNGEYNISYLKKYNVTDSVLVRGYVREQGFMFKKELGIESMEDLIEKIRYYKIINRNKGSGTRILFDKFLKENDIDKNSINGYDIEAKTHSAVGAAVSMGKAQIGLGISTISDHYDLEFIPIADENYDLLIPKEKLYDEDIIKFIETLKNEELPFKKSKDTGKIIYGC